In Rhipicephalus sanguineus isolate Rsan-2018 chromosome 1, BIME_Rsan_1.4, whole genome shotgun sequence, the DNA window tttaaaaaaaattgaggcaaTGGATTTGTAAGGCATTAAACTCCAATACTGCGGTCAtttgacgattacttggaaatgtgTTGCAGGACCGCTTTGATGCATGCGTTGCATACCCCTACAATAATCTAATTTTGCCTACTGTATACACTTGCAAGGAAAGTTAGTGAGACTGCAGCACCAGCAGAAAATACAAATCACTTCATGCATAAATGCAAACATGGAATATCTTCGATTCGTTGCATTGGGCAAACATTCGCGCACAGGCTCTACTGCCTAACTTTAATCAGCATAACCAGACAGCTGTATtctttctcagtttttttttcagcatcTTTGTTTTCAAACATTTGCTTACGAGTGTGTCTTCAAAATGGATGAAACCAACTTATAACCTAAGCGtaattttgtttttcttcatAAATCTGCATGTTTCAGTCTCACTGACAAACACAATGGTTGTCATTTTTGCATGTTCTTCCTTAACTTGGGCTATGTTGACAACTGTGTGGCCCAGAATTCTGCTATGTTCACTGGCAGTTTGAAGTGTTATGCTTTTCATATCTTATTGTCGTTTTGGTAACCGAGCAGTGAATATGTGGGTGTCTGCAGCTGTGGTGCATTTCTCCTGCTGAAGGGAAATTCGCAGTTTTACCTTTTCAAATCTTCAAGGATGTAGAATGCCATTAAGCTactgtatttttatttttcgtaaaGTCTATTTTAGCTGTTTGTATAATTCAGTGCATAATTAAAGCACACATTTGTTGAaccctaaatttttttttttttgcagccaaaCCGGCTCGGAAGCTGACGTTTATGTATCTTGCAAATGATGTCATCCAGAACAGCAAAAAGAAAGGACCTGAATTCACCAAGGAGTTTGCTACCGTTTTGGCTAAAGCCTTTGCCCACATATCAGTGTATGCCTCTTGTTGCTGTACTAGAATGTTAAGTGTTCCAATTTAGCATACTTGAAAAACACTGCACATTTAATGCACAATGAACTAACTTTTCAACCATGTCAAAATAACTAGCACAATCTTAAAATGTAACTGGTATTGGCTATTTAAGTGGGAAGCGCACCTTTTTATGTTCATCTGTCACGACCTCATGATGGACTGTGCATCCAAAGGTGTGCTCTAGTTATGGTCCCTAGCCAGTATAGAAGGGGCAAGAATCATTGGTTATGGAGGAAAGTGGTGTGAATGGGAAATTTGGGGGTTTTTCCACGATGACTGCTGCCAGCTGAGCTGAGTCTTTTCCTTCAGTACACTGGGGTTTCTGTTTCTCAACCTCTCAAAGCTGAGTTATTGTCACATAAATTGCTGTAGCTATCAGGCCAGGAGTTGTGGTTTTTGTCAGCATGGACCACGAGTGATGCAAGTATACGGCTGCTGCCTCTTAAACATGAAGCTTTTTTGTTAGGTGCACAATGTGACAATCAAAACTGGCTTTGACACTGACGTTGCAGtgtggtttttttttaatgtagaacAATAACCTCAATAGGCATGAGTTTCGTACTGAAATGAATGTGTGTGCTCTGTAGGAATTCCTTCAGTTCTGACAAGAATTACTGTGGAGTACCAAGATATTATGAAAGAACAGTTAAGATAACATATAAACCCTATGTCGAACAGCCGCTCGATCTGAAAATTCTGTGGCAGGAAAGTCGAGCTAAATGTGTCTAGGttccttcaaagaaaaaaagtttcagaCCTCAGTTCGCTGATGCAAGTCTTATTGTATTTGCACACTAAGTAATGTCTGTATCTTGGTGAATATAAATTACTTGTTCGAACGCGAGCCAAGACGTAGTCATTAATGAAGAATAAATGTTCTTGGTTAAAGGGATCCTTAAACAGTTAGATGATTTTTTACAAAATTGTTGAGGTGGTAGTAGTGCTTTGGATCATTAACAAACCTATTTAAGCGCTGTGCATAAAGTGTGTGATTTATTATAAGGTTTTAGGCATGGCCATTGCTACAGATAGCAGTGTGACACCACACTGAGTTTTTGGTCAGCCCTCTTTTAGGACTGCACTACAGCTGATTAGTAGTTCCCTGCTTCCAAGCACAGCTTGCAAGCAGAGAAACCACTAACCGCCTATGCCTCCCATCATACAAGGAGCTCCGTTTTAAATTGTGGTGTGATGATTTACTCTGGTTGTAGCCTAACCACTTACACAATTTCAAAAACTATAATGGGTGGTGCTGCAACACAGATAAAGTGTTTCAAGAGTCTTTagccttctttttttgtattttgtcaTTTTGCTTTTGTTAAAGCTCTTCATTTTGTATGTGCCTTGtcacaacatttaaaaaaaagaattgtgTCAGTGAaatttcgccccgccacggtggtctagtggttatggcgctcgactgctgacccgaaggtcgcgggattgaatcccggccacggcggctgcattttcgatggaggcgaaaatgtctgaggcccgtgtacttagatttaggtgcacgttaaagaacaccaggtggtcgaaatttccggagacctccactacggcgtctctcataatcatatggtgattttgggacgataaacccaagatattattatcagTGAAATTTCAGTGCAATGCTTGTGGCATGTGCAAGATACCAGAAGGCTGGCACAGGCCAAGTTTCTGTATATGCAACATAAATGGCAGTTCTTGCAGCCTGCACAGTTTTCTGGTACTTTTGTACGTTGTGACACTATGCTTGAACGAACGAACAACCTTTAGTtaagatttttaaaattttatctaCAGTTTTAATTTTTGGCCCCCAAATAAGCTACCACTTAACCAGATGATAAGAAGGGGCATGAAtattagcatttttttttttttttgagtctcTGAGCAATTCACCTCAAGTTAAGGATCTTTACCAAGCTCTCGATTCTCAGTCGTAGAGCTTTATTACTTTATTTCTGGTATATGGCACAACAGAACATTGTGCAGCTTGAAGTTGAAGGGagtgacaaccaatttttatggtgcctattttctttaatgcaacggaaagcttaccagtgagagtgtctaatcacggaatgatAATGTGGAAAacaccgtgaaacatttttaatcagaatttttctatctgcgcgaagaggatgctggaatctgtctcTATATTTCATGTCTTTTCAtgtctaccaggatctaatcacacgttctggccatttgtcggtccctttaagccttTAACAGTGCTGTTTGCCTGGAAGATAGAACTTTTGGTCATTGCACACTTAAAGCAAGCTTCCTTAGACTATAAAGCAGCGCAGACATTGCTACCTTGATTCTTTGTCATAGCTTTGACAaggtccaagtactacacagtcATCAATATGCAGCTGTAGAAGTAATTGGCAGCTATGGCAAATTTGCTCAAAACTTCTCAACCTCTACCAGCTATGCACTCTGCCTTGTTTTCATATGATGCTCCATAGGCAGCAGTAAGAATTTTGCACTGCACCTGCGCAAGTTGGTTTGCACACAGCATCAGGTTCAATACTAAATCATGGGTGGTGGTAGGATAAATGCAACAGCTCTGCACATATTGAACTAGTACTTGAAATCCAACTCTTAAGCCACTAAGCATTCTAAAGATATTTACACAGATAATAAAACTTAAGACAGCACTCACTTGGACTCCACCCCTTTGTCTTCTTTTTGTGCCAAGTTGCCTTAAGTGTGCGGCCGGTTGCTATAGTCCTTATTCGGTCATTTTTGGTACGTGGACATTTACCCTCTTTCCATACTCCCGAACACCTGTGATGAGTGGAAGTTGATAATTATTAATTAAAAAAGTAAAAAGCAATGCTAAGGGCTGTCAGCAGAGGCTTGTTGAAGATGGGCTAGTGTGAGTTATGCATACTACTTTTAAGCACAAATTGCATGTAAAAGAGTACACAAAAAAGTGTACAAGCTTCTTTATTTTTAAGATAATTCGCATTCAACTTGGGAAGTGTTACGTAGCATTTAACTTGTTCTGTGCTTGGACAAGCAGTGTTATTGGAGATTATGTTGCAAAAAATGGGGAGCATAACAGAACAAGCGAATTACATTGTGTGAACACCCCTGAGCACCGTTGTCTGAAAAAGTAATTAGTGTGAACACTTTCATAAGATTATGCATGTGGTTCCAGAGAAGGGGAAGGCTGATAATTGCAATGGACGTATGCTGCATCTAGATAGTATGTGAAAGTGGACATCTTTGAAGTGACGCAAGTCgaacagaagatgaagaaagagCAACACAAGCCTAGATTCTGTTTTCCTTCCATTAAGTTTGTGCTGTTTCAAATATGAACAATAAGGGGATACTAAAGGGAAAAGAGATTTTTTTCATACTgataaactactctttcacattACCAGCTCTTGCCGTGAGAATggtgagcgagaaaacgtgcaTAAAGAAAATGCAGATGACGACTCCACATCAACTCTTTGTGACTTTAGGTTTTGATGGCATGTACTAGTGCCTACATAGTTCTTAATTGATAAAAATGAATTGTTCTGtgaaggggccagagacttcaCATACCAAGTCTGCAAGGAACTTGCAGTAGAGGTTCCTTGCAGTCCTATTTTTGTCTTCTTTGTCTATAATTGAGGTGACACGGCGGGCACCAAGAATGTTATATTGCTAGCAGATTTGTCTTATCACTACGAGGAGACGTACCTTTTCTGTCATGTGGGGATGTGGTCAAGGAGTGTCATGGCAGTTCTACATTTTTCTTACACCTTTAACATTTGATCTTTGTGCTGTACCTTGTTCAAGAGCACAAGATGTGGTGTCATGCTCGACCTTCTACCGTACTTTTTTTAACAGGAGAGATACAGACCAGAAGACGCATGCAGGCTTGCGGAGAATTCTTAGTGTGTGGAAAGAGAGATCTGTTTTCGATTCTCATCAGATTTCGGACTTTGGCCAATATCTCTCGGACAAGGTGTCTGAAGCAGAAACCGTGAAAGACTCTGGCCaagatgcaggtgttctacctTCCCATGCTTTTGTACCATTTGCTTCTTCTGGATTGTTGGTTTTCTGTAGATATTTGCACTTAACTGCTAAAGTGGGCTAGTATCTTTCTGCTTGCTAACATGGCCACCATGTGGTAAATCTTTGCAGAATACGAAATAAATTGATGTTATGCGTAGTGCAATACCATGCTATCACTGTTAACTTGTTACGCTTTGGGTGATACTAGGACTTTTTTTTAGTAGTAGGTATGTCCTTGTAGCTTCCTTTCTCCTTGTTATGTGAAGGTCTTCACAAAGTGGTGGCAGTCTGAAGCCTCAGTAGCTCCAGTATGCAACAAATAAGTACTACTATATTCTTCATTATGGCAATTCAAAACTGTGCAAAAGTGTAGCGTGGATTAAGTATGCCAGAGCAACATCATGACATGCAGAGCAGATGTTCACATGTCGTTACATAAACTAATGTATGGTAGCGGGTATACGTGCCTTGTGCTACCAAAAGCTATGTGTGCCAAGCCATTTCCAGCGCTTCCAAATGGCTATTTTAACTTCGATCTCAAGCAGTGGCTGTTTGGATACTGCTATACAGCTTGGACCAAAGAGTGCTCTGGTCTTGATTGTTTGGGAATGTAGACTGCCTTCTAGGTCTTCACTTTCTTGTTACTGACTTCTCTTAAGCTGCATTGAATGCAAATAATTTTTCAAGTTTCCCATCGATGGCAATGAGCAACTTCAATGCAACTTCAATGATGAAGCCGCCATAtgaacaaatgggaagatagccggtaatggggaacttcaaaaattttttccttccttaaaacaaaaattgtaatgataaaagctGCCATATAAAAGGAactgtttatttgctttcgattgaggtataaagctgacttttaattggagcaccacgtggtgtcaACTGCGTCTCATTATGGCTCAAAATGAAGATTCtcacaaatttgtgattttttctcaTAAGATTTGCAAACTTCAATAgtctaaaaaggaaagaaaagaagaaaaaaaggaaagaaatgcaaacatagaacattttgacaTTTGTAGAGGCGTGTATGGCAGAAAAGTTTCAGTAATATAACTGAGATTGGAGCACCTTAAGCAGACTCCTTTGCTTCACATGTGAAGCAAATTTGGCATTGAAACACAGAACAATACTATCAGAATTAATTTTTGAACAAACGTCCCTCAGACGACATTCtgtgaaattcggaaggctcccacatgaccaaacatttttttttctccgtaatATTCTAGCAATTAACTGTTTTCAGTGCATGAAATCGCCACAATTTTTTCTTATCACATTTGAGATGGTCACCAAAATGGCTGGGATGTTTGGTGTGGAATGAACCTCTTGTAAAGGAAACAATTTAGTGAAATAGAAGATGGTGCAGCATGCTCAGATTTTATCATTTCTATTGTAACCTTAGTTGACTGCCCTATGCCAGTTGGCCTAATCAGTTGCTAATTCCAACTGCTCGAAAAACTGTGATGGCAGTTGAATGTATGAATCCACGCTGTACTTGTTGACGTATTTTCCCTGCAAAACTTAATGTGAGTTTGAAGTTGTTACATTAAGTGATTGGTGCATACTTGAGAGCTTGAGGCCTCGAACTGTGACTACTGGGTGAATAGCAATGAAATAGAGGCTAATCTTCAGATTTCATTTTGtggcatttttatttatttatttactagtACCCTGAAGGCctgaaggcattacagaggggagtggtacatGTGAGAATACGTAAGAGATGGACAGTTATATTGGAGTAAAAAGATGCTACAAAGAATAAATACCTTATTGTACAATAATAACTAGTATGTTTAACAGTAATGTAGCAATACATGTGAAAGTAACAAGGAATAAGATTGCTTAAGGTATAGCGTTGGCTATAGGTGCGTGAAAACCGAGTACTGAATGGAGGCAATTGATCcgggaaggccattccagtcttTAGAAGTACGAGGAATGGAGTGCAGGTAGGTTTTTGTATGGCACGGTGCAATGCCGTTTTATGTGGTCAATGCATGAAGATGTGTGGGATGGGGGAGGGCAATAGTTGAGAACATAGCTGCGGATTATTATTAAAAAGAAATTTAAAACAAGGACAGGTGAAAATGTTTGTGGCTTGAAGTGAGTAGGGGGAGTTCGAGTGGTTTTCACATTAGTGACGCTGGCAGTACATGGAAGTGATCAATCTAGCAGCGTTATTGTGGACAAGTTCAAGTGAGTTAATGAGTGTGTTAGAGGAAGGATCCCCTATGGAACATGCATATTCAAGTTTTGTACTAATTATTGCTTTGTAGAGAAGGAGCTTCATTGAGGAAGGATCAGGGGAAAAGTTGTGAAATTTTGAGAAAGAAACGGTGGCAATTCTGGTAGCTCCAGAGTGGGGTCCAGAACagctttaacctttttttttttttttgtgcatggcTTACTGCATTGCCCAACGGTTTGCTTGTGTTATATGGCATTTCTCTGGCCCAGTGTACCGCAAGGGACATGCCCCAGTTTCACACGAGGGCACGCCTTTATGGAATGATGCCGAGCCTGCGGCAAAGCGAAAGAAGCCTTCTGATCCTGGCGAAGAACCTTCAGAGAAGACAGACGCTGCCAAGGATGCCGAAAAGCCGGGAGAACCACCAGATGTAAGTAGTACTGTCATAAAGCCTTCTTAACCAGACACTTTATGATCGTAATACTGGTAGTTGCCTGTAGCTGATAGAGCCAGgtgtcgaataaaaaaaaaatacatatatggGGTCAGTTCGCCTTTATGTTTAACATGCTCCATTTCGTGAACTGATTTGCCACAGTCGACTTTTACCTTTGACATGCTGATGTTTCACAGTGCTGTAGACTTACATGTGCTAATCTGATATGCAGCAGGCAGCACTGCTGTACCTTGTTGGTTATGAAGGCTGTGTTGCATGCGAGAGTTGTATGTCCATTATTATGAAGTCTGCTCCATAATTCTAACCTGACAGTTGTTTGTTTACAGcccctgtgaattttttttgcagtgctatttctttcttcataaaaaaaaaatttacatgtGTTCTAGGCTCACATTTGCTATCCTTAAGTTTTGAGAGTTGTATAGCACTCTAAAGTGAAAAATGTGGGTGCATATGTTTGTGCTGCTATAATTTGTATGCTAGAGCTTTGTAACCcattttttattttacttattaATATTGATCTTGTCCAACAGCCGGGTGTTCTGATCAAGGCATTGGCAGACTTGGAGAACACAGCCTCCTCTGATGCTGTTGTTCGAGAACGTATAGCCAGTCTACCACCAGAGGTTTCAGATGCCTCCTTGCTAGAGAAAATTCAGGGTGAGTTGACTCCAAGTTTCGAGAGAAAATATTGGTAACATTTGGAAGTTCACTGTTGATGAAGGGCCAGTACTGCATTCAGCCCAGTTGGGAATTCCACTGGATCAGGTATAGCTTTCTTTTGCTCACTTAACAAGAAGGTGTGATCATTTCATTTATTGGTAGCACTTGCAAAGTAGGATGTTTTCTCAGTACATTCAAGTGAAACTGTTCTATTAGTACACCAATGAAGCATACAATCTAGTACCAGATTATTCTTCAGCTTTGGACCAGAATTGCTAGTAGAATTTCTCCGTGTTCAATAGTTTGAATTTAAGAGGGTCCATAAAGACTAAGAAACAATAATTAGATTGTTTCTAAATACTTATTATCAGAGATGAGATTCTGTTGTTTAAGGTTGTCATAGTCTAGCTTTCAAGCCTTGAACAATCTATGTGCAGAGAGTTACTTTATGCACTGAGTATAAGGTCACCTATGATTTTTATTACCCACTACCACTTGGTTTTTATAAAGGGTGTTTTTttaa includes these proteins:
- the LOC119374005 gene encoding regulation of nuclear pre-mRNA domain-containing protein 1A isoform X2, which codes for MSGFTEAALERKLAELNNSQQSIQTLSLWLIHHRKHHKTIVHVWLRELKKAKPARKLTFMYLANDVIQNSKKKGPEFTKEFATVLAKAFAHISVRDTDQKTHAGLRRILSVWKERSVFDSHQISDFGQYLSDKVSEAETVKDSGQDAVYRKGHAPVSHEGTPLWNDAEPAAKRKKPSDPGEEPSEKTDAAKDAEKPGEPPDPGVLIKALADLENTASSDAVVRERIASLPPEVSDASLLEKIQGILMHGSLVALTQTDRQQTVFLPKWRRHAHCWPSTTAGWPRN
- the LOC119374005 gene encoding regulation of nuclear pre-mRNA domain-containing protein 1B isoform X1; translated protein: MSGFTEAALERKLAELNNSQQSIQTLSLWLIHHRKHHKTIVHVWLRELKKAKPARKLTFMYLANDVIQNSKKKGPEFTKEFATVLAKAFAHISVRDTDQKTHAGLRRILSVWKERSVFDSHQISDFGQYLSDKVSEAETVKDSGQDAVYRKGHAPVSHEGTPLWNDAEPAAKRKKPSDPGEEPSEKTDAAKDAEKPGEPPDPGVLIKALADLENTASSDAVVRERIASLPPEVSDASLLEKIQDRQAADRLSAQVEEACSLLAEYNSRLAQELEDRKQVSQMLASFTFHQRELMALAEQKLEEHRDKLHKVTHVRNELKSHLQNLPDLTLLPSVTGGLAPLPSAGDLFSHQ